One Solanum pennellii chromosome 10, SPENNV200 genomic region harbors:
- the LOC107001127 gene encoding uncharacterized protein LOC107001127 has translation MDRNESVEQRLNGLTELDEFCLKAYQSSALYKDMMKKYHDEKIEKREFVFGDLVLLFNSRLRLFSGKLKSKWTSPFLITTMFPHGAVELENNEGARFTVNGQRIKIYQGHAESAHEVVDTYNLDEV, from the coding sequence atggATCGGAATGAATCAGTAGAACAAAGACTTAATGGGTTGactgagcttgatgagttttgCCTAAAAGCATATCAAAGTTCAGCCCTCTATAAAGATatgatgaagaagtaccatgacgaaaagattgagaagcgcgaATTTGTGTTTGGGGATTTGGTTCTTCTGTTTaactctaggttgcgcttgttttcgggaaaactcaagtccaaatggactagTCCATTCTTGATCACTACAATGTTCCCacatggagcggttgagttggagaacaatgAGGGTGCAAGGTTCACGGTAAATGGGCAAAGAATCAAGATATACCAAGGGCATGCGGAGAGTGCCCATGAAGTGGTTGATACATATaaccttgatgaagtctga